The sequence below is a genomic window from Thiomonas intermedia.
CATCCATCGCATCCGCCGAGGAGGTCGCCTCCACCACCGCGTGTCCCGCCCCTTCGAGCACTTGGCGCAAGCCCGCGCGCAAGGCCGCGTCGAGCGATACGACCAGCACCTGATCGGCCACCGGATCGTCGAGCAGCAAGGGCGTCGCCAGCGCGCGCCTGAGACGGTCGAACTCGGCATCGACCTCGGCTTGTTCGAGCTTCATCTCGAACACGGCGGCCATGCTGGCCATGTCCTGTGCGGCACTGGCCAGCACGCCCTGCAAATCGGTCTCGCTCAGTTCGAGATGCTCGGCAAGTCGGCGCATCAGACTGGCATCGGGCGCCGCGTCATCGGGGCACAGTTGCAGGCTGCGGCTGAGCGCCACGCATTCGGTCAATTGATCCTCCCGGGTCGACCCGGGAGAGTCCGCCAGGGGCCGGGCGCGCACGGCTTGCGCCAGCACGGACGGAAAGCCCCAGTGGGCCAGCAGCACGGCACTGGCGTCGCACTGATTGAAGCCGTATCGATCAACCTGCCGCTGCAGCAGGACCTCGGGCGCAGGCCCTGCGGGCGCCGCCACCGAGTCCGTCCCCAACCCCACGGCCATGGAGAGTTGCCCCACATCGGCCAGCAGGCCCAGGCTGAACGCCTCGGCACTGGGCATCTTGCCCACCCGGCGAGAGAGATGCTGAAACACCAGACCGCGCTGGATGGACGTCATCCAGAACCTTCGCAGATCGAAACCCTCGATGTGAACCGCCTTGCTGGCCTGCATCAACGAGAGGGCAATGGCCAGCCGTGCGAGACCGCCGGTACCAATACGAAGGACCGCCTCTTCAATGGCGACCGCCGGTCGCATGCCTGCGAAGATGGCCGAGTTGGCCAGCTGGATCATGCGCGCTACCAAAGCCAGGTCTTTGCGAGCGATCTGGGCGATATCACGCATACCCATGTCCCGCCGTTCCAGCGCGCGCATGAGCTCAAGCGCCACCGCGCTGGGCGAAGGCAGGGGGCGGTTCGACCCGGTCAGGGCCTGGAGGATGGCGGCGTCCGGAAGCGGGGAGGCTGGCATGTGAACTTGGGGTCGGGCTTTTTATTCTGGAATGTCAAGATGTTACCGACTTACCCTCACACCGTCTCTCTGAAGCATCCTCCTGTGTTGTATCGAAGAATCACCGCCGAACGGCTCAGCGGTTGACAGCCTGCATGCCGTCTTCCGTGTAACGCTCGCCACTGGCGGCACCAGGTGGCACCGCCTGATGAATGCGGATGAGGTCGGCCGTGCTCAGCCGCACCCGCAGAGCGCCGACGTTCTCCTCCAGATAGCGGCGCCGTTTGGTGCCCGGAATGGCGATCACATCATCGCCCTGGGCCAGCAGCCACGCGAGCGCGAATTGCGCTGGCGTGCAGTTCTTGGCTTCGGCCATCTGCCGCACCGTCTCGGCCAGGCGAAGATTGCGCGCAAAGGTCTCGGGCTGAAATCGCGGCGAGCGACGGCGCCAGTCGTCTTCGGGCAGATCGTCGAGCGATTTGATCTGCGACGTGAGAAATCCACGTCCCAGCGGGCTGTAGGCGACAAAGGCGATGCCCAGTTCGCGCACCGTGTCGAGCAGCAGGCCTTCGGGGTCGCGCGACCAGAGCGAATACTCCGATTGCAGGGCCGAGATCGGATGCACGGCATGCGCCCGACGCAGCGTCGCCGGCGCCGCTTCGGACAGGCCCAGATACCGCACCTTGCCCGCGCGCACCAGATCGGCCATGGCGCCCACGGTCTCCTCGATCGGCACGTTTGGGTCGACGCGGTGCTGGTAATAGAGGTCGATGACGTCCACGCCCAGGCGTTTCAGGCTGGCCTCGCAGCATGCCCGCACATACTCGGGGCGGCCGTTCACGCCCAGGAATTCGCCATTCGGCCCGCGCATATTGCCGAATTTGGTGGCCAGAAACACGGTGTCGCGACGTCCGGCAATGGCACGGCCGATTAACGCTTCGTTACGCCCTACGCCGTACATATCGGCCGTGTCAAGAAAGTTCACGCCGAGATCGAGTGCGCGGTGAAGGGTGGCGACCGATTCGGCATCGTCGCCCTGTCCGTAAAATTCGGACATTCCCATGCATCCCAGGCCGAGAGCCGAGACATCCGGCCCGTCAGCGCCCAATTGTCGGTACTGCATTGCTGTTCCTCCTGCTCACCCGGCTCACCTGCGGGCATCGAGGCTTAGCCTATCGGTTCATGCGCGTAGGCACTGTTACCGGGGGTAAACCGGAAAAAGTTCACGCCAGTCCGCGTTTCCGTGGGCTACCTCACGCCGCCGGTGGGGGAACGCTTCCTAAAATCCGCCCCTCCAATCGAGAACCACACGCCCCGTCATGACCGCCCAAACCCTGCACCAGGACAACCTCGCCGATCTGTTCGAACTCGCGCCGGTTTCGCTGTGGGTGGAGGATTTCAGCGCCCTGCGAGCGTTGTTCGAGCAGTGGCGAGCCCAGGGCGTCAGTGATCTGCGCGCCTGGCTGCAAGAAGAACCCAGCCGCGTGGCCGAGTGCTCGGCGCGTATCAAGGTGCTGCAGGTCAACCGCCGCACCCTCGAACTGTTCGAGGCCCGCGACCTGGATCATCTGGTGGCCAATCTCGACCGCGTGTTCCGCGACGACATGCACCGCGAACATCTGGAGGAACTGGTGCAGCTCTGGAACGGCGCCACCCGCTACAGCAGCCAGACGGTCAACTACACCCTCGGCGAGCGCCGCCTCGACATCCAGCTCAACGCGCATGTCCTGCCTGGCTACGAGGCAAGCTGGAGCCGCGTGCTGTTCTCGATCGAAGACCTCACCGACCGGCTGCGCGCCGAACGCCGCCTGCACGCCAGCGAGCAATACGCCCGCGGGCTCTTCGAGCATTCGCCCGTATCGCTGTGGGTGGAAGACTTCAGCGCGGTGCGCAATCTGCTGGAGCTGTTGCGCACGCAGGGCATCACCGACTTCACCACCTTTCTGCGCGTTCACCCGGAATTCATCGACCGCTGCATGCAGGAGATCCGCGTGCTCGATGTCAACCAGCAAACCCTCGACCTGGTGGGCGCCGCCGACCGGGCGCATCTGCTGCGTCATCTGCAGCATGTGTTCCGCGACGACATGCGCGTGCCTTTCGCCGATCAGCTCATCGATCTGTGGAACGGCAAGCTCACGCAGCAGCGCGAGGTCGTCAACTATCACCTCAACGGCCAGCCGATCAATGCTCTCATGCAGTTCGCCGTGATGCCCGGGCATGAGCACGACTGGGCGCTGGTGCTGGTCTCGCTCACCGACATCACCGCGCGCAAGAAGGCCGAGGCCTATCTCGAATACCTCGGCAATCACGACGTGCTCACCGGTCTGCGCAACCGTACGTTCTTTGCCGACGAAATCAACCGTCTGGAGCGCAAGGACGCCAGCCCGATCAGCGTCATCATGCTCGACCTCAACGGCCTGAAGTCCGTCAACGACGACCTGGGCCACGCCGCGGGCGACGGCCTGCTGCGCCGGGCCGGCGAGGTGCTCGGCAAATTGGTGGACAAGCCGCAGGTCGCCGCGCGCGTGGGCGGCGACGAATTCGTGCTGCTGCTGCCCGATCTCGACGCCGCCGCCACCCGCGCCCTGAGCCAGCACCTGCTCGAACTCGTCGATCTGAACAACCAGTTCCATCAATCCCCCCGGCTCAGCTTCTCCATGGGCATGGCCACCCGCGCGACTGGCGAGCGCCTGGAAACGGCCATCAACCGCGCCGATCAGCAGATGTACGAGGCCAAACGGTCGTTCTACGAACAGATCGACTTCAACCGGCGGCAGGGTTAGGGGGCAACGCCGAACGCGCCCCTCGGTCGGTAGACCCCCGCGCGATGCAGCGCCCGCTGAGCAGCAGCTTGCGGGCCGGAAGCGCCGGATCTTTCAGACGCGCGGCAAGCAGCATCATGGCGTTGCGGCCGATGGCGTCCACCGGCTGTTCGATCACGGTCAGACCGGGCTCGACGATCTCGGTCCAGCTCTCGTTGTCGAACCCGGCCACGGCGACCTCGCGCGCCAGCGCCAACCCGGCCTGCCGCACCGCCCTCACCAGCCCCATGAGCAGCAGGCCATTGCTGGCGATGAGTGCATCGGGGCGGGCCGCTTCGCCCAGCCATTGCAACGCGGCCTGCTCGGCCGCCAGCGCCTGCGGCGGGACGAACATCGAGCGCGGCTCCAGGCCGAGGCGGAACATGGCCGACACGTAGCCGTCGTGCCGCTCGACGCCGCTGCTGCTGGCGTTGCCGAACACGCCGGCAATGTGCCGATAGCCTTGTGCATGCAGATGCTCGACCAGCATGCCGCTCGCGGCCGCGTTGTCGAGCGCCACCGCGTCGTGCCCGCCCCGCGTGCTGACGCGATCGATCAGCACGAGCGGAAAGCTCCATGGCTGCAGCGCGAGCTGGTCGGCCGTCTGGCGCGTGGGCGCGAAGATCACGCCCGTCACCCGCTCTTCCTCCATGAGGTTGAGGTACATGGCCTCCTTGTCGGGGTTCTCATCGGTGTTGCACAGAATGACGCGCAGCCCCAAGCGGTAGGCCTCGTCCTCCACCGCGCGGCTGACCGCGGTGAAAAAAGGATTGCGGATATCGGCCACGATCAGGCCGATGGTGCCCGAGTCGCGCGAGCGCAGACGCCGGGCCGACAGATTGGGGCGATAGCCGGTTTCACGAATGGCGGCCTGAATGCGGGCGGTGAGCTCAGGGCTGACCACCGTACTGCCGCTGAGCGCACGCGACACGGTCGCCACCGAAACGCCGGCCACTCGGGCCACGTCCTTAATGCTGGAGCTGGTAGCCATCTGAAATCGTCATCATTGTTTAAGCGGATTCAAGTCTTGATTTAGGTCCATCTTAGCCAAGACTCCAGGAATTTTCCCGGAGCATACGGGTTATTACGCAGAGATCGGCCTT
It includes:
- a CDS encoding sensor domain-containing diguanylate cyclase, yielding MTAQTLHQDNLADLFELAPVSLWVEDFSALRALFEQWRAQGVSDLRAWLQEEPSRVAECSARIKVLQVNRRTLELFEARDLDHLVANLDRVFRDDMHREHLEELVQLWNGATRYSSQTVNYTLGERRLDIQLNAHVLPGYEASWSRVLFSIEDLTDRLRAERRLHASEQYARGLFEHSPVSLWVEDFSAVRNLLELLRTQGITDFTTFLRVHPEFIDRCMQEIRVLDVNQQTLDLVGAADRAHLLRHLQHVFRDDMRVPFADQLIDLWNGKLTQQREVVNYHLNGQPINALMQFAVMPGHEHDWALVLVSLTDITARKKAEAYLEYLGNHDVLTGLRNRTFFADEINRLERKDASPISVIMLDLNGLKSVNDDLGHAAGDGLLRRAGEVLGKLVDKPQVAARVGGDEFVLLLPDLDAAATRALSQHLLELVDLNNQFHQSPRLSFSMGMATRATGERLETAINRADQQMYEAKRSFYEQIDFNRRQG
- a CDS encoding LacI family DNA-binding transcriptional regulator, which codes for MATSSSIKDVARVAGVSVATVSRALSGSTVVSPELTARIQAAIRETGYRPNLSARRLRSRDSGTIGLIVADIRNPFFTAVSRAVEDEAYRLGLRVILCNTDENPDKEAMYLNLMEEERVTGVIFAPTRQTADQLALQPWSFPLVLIDRVSTRGGHDAVALDNAAASGMLVEHLHAQGYRHIAGVFGNASSSGVERHDGYVSAMFRLGLEPRSMFVPPQALAAEQAALQWLGEAARPDALIASNGLLLMGLVRAVRQAGLALAREVAVAGFDNESWTEIVEPGLTVIEQPVDAIGRNAMMLLAARLKDPALPARKLLLSGRCIARGSTDRGARSALPPNPAAG
- a CDS encoding sensor domain-containing diguanylate cyclase; the protein is MPASPLPDAAILQALTGSNRPLPSPSAVALELMRALERRDMGMRDIAQIARKDLALVARMIQLANSAIFAGMRPAVAIEEAVLRIGTGGLARLAIALSLMQASKAVHIEGFDLRRFWMTSIQRGLVFQHLSRRVGKMPSAEAFSLGLLADVGQLSMAVGLGTDSVAAPAGPAPEVLLQRQVDRYGFNQCDASAVLLAHWGFPSVLAQAVRARPLADSPGSTREDQLTECVALSRSLQLCPDDAAPDASLMRRLAEHLELSETDLQGVLASAAQDMASMAAVFEMKLEQAEVDAEFDRLRRALATPLLLDDPVADQVLVVSLDAALRAGLRQVLEGAGHAVVEATSSADAMDVLQVQGSRVVVLDWADGASMVALCRSLRAELGPRVYLLALSRGMDQSSVLSALDAGANDVLFAPVLPQMLIAKVQTGARATRVLAAAEAERGHSLRTLRTLEQRNAELLQAAGTDELTGLGNRRALDAFLPPIFAQALSEGHGLACLMFDLDEFKVINDRLGHDVGDQALRAVGRVLRQQSRGMDFVARVGGEEFLMLCPQTTEEAALRVAERIRAAIAVPHAELPPLSISVGVAVGAAGYADAAALIRAADQALLQAKRLGRNRVCIAPSSNAAAG
- a CDS encoding aldo/keto reductase — encoded protein: MQYRQLGADGPDVSALGLGCMGMSEFYGQGDDAESVATLHRALDLGVNFLDTADMYGVGRNEALIGRAIAGRRDTVFLATKFGNMRGPNGEFLGVNGRPEYVRACCEASLKRLGVDVIDLYYQHRVDPNVPIEETVGAMADLVRAGKVRYLGLSEAAPATLRRAHAVHPISALQSEYSLWSRDPEGLLLDTVRELGIAFVAYSPLGRGFLTSQIKSLDDLPEDDWRRRSPRFQPETFARNLRLAETVRQMAEAKNCTPAQFALAWLLAQGDDVIAIPGTKRRRYLEENVGALRVRLSTADLIRIHQAVPPGAASGERYTEDGMQAVNR